Within Myceligenerans xiligouense, the genomic segment GGCGAAGAAGGTGAGCAGAAGGCCGACGAAGAGGCCGAACCAGGCCCCGGACAGCACACCGGCCAGCGCCACGCGGCCGTAGGTGAGGCGTCCGGTGACGCGTTCGACCATGCGCAGGTCGGTGCCGACGATGGTGACGTTCTCGACGGGGAACTTGTGGTCGGACAGGTAGTCGACGGCCTGCTGCGCCTGGAGGTAGGTCGCGTACGCGGCGACCTCGTCTCCGGCGGGCAGGGTGGGGACCTTGGGGATCGCGCCCGGGCGGGACATGCTCATCCGCACAGTTTCCCGTACTTCCCTGAGTATCGCGAGGAACCGGCGGCCGAGTCCGCCGCGGGCGGAACTCGCCGGCGGGCCGCGGGCCGCTCGGTGGCGCGCCGGACCGTGACCTCCGGCGTGTGCCGCACCCGCGGCGTAGCCTGACCACCATGAGCTCCAGTTCCCCGGTGTTCGTGGCACGCCTGGCCGGTACGGCGGTCTTCGACCCGATCGGGGACCAGGTGGGGCGGGTGCGTGACGTCGTCGTCCTGATGCGCACGAACCGGCCGCCGCGTGCGGTCGGCCTGGTCGTGGAGGTTCCTGGACGACGGCGCGTCTTCCTCCCCCTCACTCGTGTGACGAGCATCGACCCGGGTCAGGTGATCAGTACGGGCCTGGTGAACATGCGCCGGTTCGAGCAGCGGGCCATGGAGTCGCTGGTGCTGGGTGAACTGCTCGACCGCCGGGTGCGGTTCACGGACGGGTCGGGCGAGGCGACCGTGGAGGACGTCGCCGTCACGCGGCAGCGCTCGGGCGACTGGCTGGTGGACCAGCTCTTCGTGCGGCGCCGCCCGGAGCGGGTCGCGCCGCTGTCGCTGCGCCGCCGGGGATCGACGCTGACGGTGCCGGTGAGCGACGTGACCGGACTGGCGCGGACCGACGTCGACCAGGGGGCGGCGCGGCTGCTCGAGGCGTACGAGAACATGCGTGCCGCCGATCTCGCGGACGCGCTCCACGAGCTCGGCCCGGCCCGGCGCGTCGAGGTGGCGCGCGCGCTCGACGACGAGCGCCTGGCCGACGTCCTGGAGGAACTGCCGGAGGACGACCAGGTGGCGATCGTCACCGAGCTCGACCTGGGCCGCGCGGCGGACGTGCTGGAGGCGATGGAGCCCGACGACGCGGCCGACCTGCTCAACGAGCTGCCGGACGCGCAGGCGGACGACCTGCTGGCCCTCATGGAGCCGGAGGAGGCGGCCGACGTCCGCCGCCTGCTGGAGTACGGCGAGGACACGGCCGGCGGCCTGATGACGACGGAGCCGGTCATCCTCGGCGCGGACGACACGATCGCGATGGCGCTGGCGCAGCTCCGGCGCAAGGAGCTGCCGCCGGCGCTGGCCGCGATGGTGTTCGTGGTGCGGCCGCCGATGGAGACGCCGACGGGCCGGTTCCTCGGGGTGGGGCACTTCCAGCGGCTGCTGCGCGAGCCGCCGCACGCCTCGATGGCCTCGGTGCTGGACTCGGACTCGCACTGGTGGCTGACGCCGGACGCGCCGGTGGGACGGGTGACGCGGCTGATGGCCGCCTACGACTTCCTCGCGCTGCCGGTGCTGGATCCGAAACGCCGGCTGCTGGGTGTGGTGACGGTGGACGACGTGCTCGACCACATCCTCCCCGACGACTGGCGCGAGTCCCACGACGAGGGACTGGAGGAGTCGAGTGGCTGACCGTCTCGACCGGCCGAAGGCCGCCGGGTTCCACCGCCCGCGCCTCGACCCGGACCTCGTGGGCAGGAGCGCGGAGAAGTTCGCGCGGTTCATGGGGACGGGCCAGTTCCTCATGTGGATGACGCTGTTCGTCATCCTGTGGGTCACGCTCAACGTGGTCGCGCTGTGGGGGCTGCGGTGGGATCCCTACCCGTTCATCCTGCTCAACCTGTTCTTCTCGATACAGGCGTCGTACGCGGCGCCGCTGATCCTGCTCGCGCAGAACCGCCAGGACGACCGCGACCGCGTCCTCGCCGAGCAGGACCGCCGGCGCGGAGAGCGTGCCCTCGCGGACACGGAGTACCTGGCGCGCGAGATGGCGTCCCTCCGCATGCTCCTGAGCGAGGTCGCGACCCGCGACTACGTCCGCTCGGAACTCCGCAGCCTCCTGGAGGAACTGGACGAGCGGCGGGAGCGGAACGGCGAGAGTCGTCCGGATCACTGATCGCCGCGTCGCTGTGACGGCCTTCAGGTCGCCGCCTGCGCCGCTCGCCGCCTGTCGAACTCCTTCATGATCCGCTCGCGGATCAAGGCCGCGGTGCCGTCGTAGTCATCGATGTCGTCGAGAGCGGCGGAGAACGCTGCGGGCACCAACTCGGTCATCTCCGCCACACGTTCGAGAACGACGGACTCGTCCAGTCCAGCAGTCCCGGCAAACCTCCGCCAGGCGTCGGTGTCGACCTCGTCCAGCAGGAACGTGCCCCCGACACTCATGGACACCACACGACGTCCGTTCGAGGGGGATTCATACGCGAACCCGGAGGCCATGTCGTACAACGGCGCGAGGGTCACGTCGTCGCCGGCGAGCATGACGGCATAGTTCCGCGCATGGGCGTCGGGAGCACCGGCGACGACGTTGAAGATCAACCCATCCACGAAACGAGCGACGTTCTGTCGCGCCAGCGCCGGTGTGGCGGATGAGTCGCGCAGCAGTTCCACG encodes:
- a CDS encoding magnesium transporter MgtE N-terminal domain-containing protein, whose amino-acid sequence is MSSSSPVFVARLAGTAVFDPIGDQVGRVRDVVVLMRTNRPPRAVGLVVEVPGRRRVFLPLTRVTSIDPGQVISTGLVNMRRFEQRAMESLVLGELLDRRVRFTDGSGEATVEDVAVTRQRSGDWLVDQLFVRRRPERVAPLSLRRRGSTLTVPVSDVTGLARTDVDQGAARLLEAYENMRAADLADALHELGPARRVEVARALDDERLADVLEELPEDDQVAIVTELDLGRAADVLEAMEPDDAADLLNELPDAQADDLLALMEPEEAADVRRLLEYGEDTAGGLMTTEPVILGADDTIAMALAQLRRKELPPALAAMVFVVRPPMETPTGRFLGVGHFQRLLREPPHASMASVLDSDSHWWLTPDAPVGRVTRLMAAYDFLALPVLDPKRRLLGVVTVDDVLDHILPDDWRESHDEGLEESSG
- a CDS encoding DUF1003 domain-containing protein, with the protein product MADRLDRPKAAGFHRPRLDPDLVGRSAEKFARFMGTGQFLMWMTLFVILWVTLNVVALWGLRWDPYPFILLNLFFSIQASYAAPLILLAQNRQDDRDRVLAEQDRRRGERALADTEYLAREMASLRMLLSEVATRDYVRSELRSLLEELDERRERNGESRPDH